From one Fimbriimonadaceae bacterium genomic stretch:
- the surE gene encoding 5'/3'-nucleotidase SurE, producing MRILITNDDGLRAPGILALAEAARRHGEIKLVAPDYERSACGHAMTLRDPLRVRPSTVEGFEAYEVNGLPVDCVNVGLTVAWPDGCDLVLSGINNGPNLGFDVTYSGTVAGAMEGTINGIRSLAISMAVFVSDAPCHYETGRRWVAENWDLLVGAPAKELTFLNVNIPAVDFPELRGHKVVGMGQRVYQDRVEVREDPWGRPYYWQGGVVVMDRDQPGTDVNAVSDGFVSITPVTLDWTDHAHVETLRRHF from the coding sequence ATGCGTATCCTGATCACCAATGACGACGGCCTGCGCGCGCCAGGCATTCTCGCCCTCGCGGAAGCCGCGCGGCGGCACGGCGAAATCAAGCTGGTCGCCCCCGACTACGAGCGGAGCGCCTGCGGGCACGCGATGACGCTCCGCGATCCCCTCCGCGTCCGGCCATCCACCGTCGAGGGGTTCGAGGCCTACGAGGTCAATGGTCTGCCAGTGGATTGCGTCAACGTCGGTCTGACCGTCGCATGGCCTGACGGGTGCGACCTGGTGCTCAGCGGCATCAACAACGGCCCCAACCTCGGCTTCGACGTCACCTACTCCGGCACGGTCGCCGGAGCGATGGAGGGGACGATCAACGGCATCCGCTCCCTCGCGATCAGCATGGCGGTCTTCGTCAGCGACGCGCCCTGCCATTACGAGACGGGCCGACGCTGGGTCGCGGAGAACTGGGACCTCCTCGTGGGCGCGCCCGCCAAGGAGCTGACGTTCCTCAACGTGAACATCCCCGCCGTCGACTTCCCCGAGCTGCGGGGGCACAAGGTCGTGGGCATGGGACAGCGCGTGTACCAGGACCGGGTGGAAGTGCGCGAGGACCCGTGGGGCCGCCCCTACTACTGGCAGGGAGGCGTCGTCGTGATGGACCGCGACCAGCCGGGCACCGACGTCAACGCGGTGAGCGACGGCTTCGTCTCGATCACCCCCGTCACGCTCGATTGGACCGACCACGCGCACGTCGAGACGCTGCGGCGCCACTTCTGA
- a CDS encoding enoyl-CoA hydratase-related protein, which translates to MLRVESEGPVVRVTLDRPDVRNAFNDELIAALDDTFASLAPQTRVVVLAGEGKSFCAGGDLHWMRKAAAYTEEQNYEDALLLARLFERIAHCRAVTIVRAHGAAFGGGCGLVAAADIALAAEGTRFSFSEVRLGLIPATISAFVVPKIGVGHARALFATGEVFDAHHAVQIGLVHAVAPREHLEAILQSKIEAVLNAGPEAVAQAKRLALEAPLSIEECARRLARARAGAEGTEGVAAFLEKRKASFAVGP; encoded by the coding sequence ATGCTTCGCGTCGAGTCCGAAGGCCCGGTCGTTCGCGTCACCCTCGATCGGCCGGACGTGCGCAACGCGTTCAACGACGAACTTATCGCCGCTCTGGACGACACGTTCGCCTCCCTGGCGCCGCAGACAAGGGTGGTCGTGCTGGCCGGGGAAGGCAAGTCCTTCTGCGCGGGCGGGGATCTGCACTGGATGCGCAAAGCGGCCGCCTACACCGAGGAGCAGAACTACGAGGACGCGCTCCTCCTGGCCCGGTTGTTCGAGCGCATCGCCCACTGCCGAGCAGTGACGATCGTGCGGGCGCACGGCGCGGCGTTCGGCGGCGGATGCGGCCTGGTGGCGGCCGCCGACATCGCCCTCGCCGCGGAAGGGACCCGCTTTTCGTTCAGCGAGGTGCGGTTGGGATTGATCCCGGCGACCATCTCGGCGTTCGTGGTCCCCAAGATCGGCGTGGGGCACGCGCGCGCGCTGTTCGCCACAGGCGAGGTCTTCGACGCGCACCACGCCGTGCAGATCGGACTCGTGCACGCCGTCGCGCCCCGCGAGCACCTCGAAGCCATCCTCCAATCGAAGATCGAAGCGGTGCTGAACGCGGGCCCCGAAGCCGTCGCCCAAGCCAAGCGCCTCGCGCTGGAGGCGCCCCTCTCCATCGAGGAGTGCGCGCGCCGCCTCGCGCGGGCTCGCGCGGGGGCGGAGGGCACGGAGGGGGTCGCGGCGTTTCTGGAGAAGCGCAAAGCGTCGTTCGCGGTGGGCCCGTGA
- a CDS encoding YcxB family protein has product MTFESKPFAFTTKEFATLQANWQMYRTRWMGLALVILGSALLIFGRSFELQALGVFGIVYLPLFVLLSSRGGVKGRTGRLVTLTRTVRFDGETLETHVEDGSYGRVALSQLLKARRFHEYLLLFVSPMGFIPLPDRAFQSEEDRLGFEEALREAKLLPK; this is encoded by the coding sequence GTGACCTTCGAATCGAAGCCGTTCGCGTTCACCACCAAGGAGTTCGCGACCCTTCAGGCCAACTGGCAGATGTACCGAACGCGCTGGATGGGGCTCGCGCTGGTGATCCTCGGCTCGGCGCTCCTGATCTTCGGAAGGAGCTTTGAGTTGCAGGCCTTGGGCGTGTTCGGCATCGTGTACCTGCCTTTGTTCGTGCTGCTGTCGAGCCGCGGCGGGGTGAAGGGCCGAACGGGCCGCCTGGTGACCCTCACGCGCACGGTCCGATTCGACGGCGAGACCCTGGAGACGCACGTCGAGGACGGGTCCTACGGGCGGGTGGCCCTCTCCCAACTGCTCAAGGCGCGCCGCTTCCACGAGTACCTGCTCCTGTTCGTCTCGCCCATGGGGTTCATTCCCCTGCCGGACCGCGCGTTCCAGAGCGAAGAGGACCGCCTGGGCTTCGAAGAGGCATTGCGGGAAGCCAAACTGCTCCCCAAATAG
- a CDS encoding ATP-grasp domain-containing protein, translating to MIRKLLIANRGEIAVRIVRAARELGIRTVAVASEADAEALHARLADECFPIGPSEPTASYLDAERLLRAARETNADGIHPGYGFLSERASFSQACSDAGLVFVGPSPAAMRKLGSKIDAKALAVEAGVPITPGFFEAGADAGRLKAAAADIGYPVMLKASAGGGGRGMRALLDPSQFDREFELASEEALKAFGDGSMMVEKLIERPRHVEVQLLADAAGNVACLFERECSIQRRHQKLVEESPAPAFDTHPGLWGPMRDAARKLALAAGYTGAGTVEFMVDEASGEFYFLEVNARLQVEHPVTEWVTGVDLVQWQLRIASGETLVLPEPLLQGDRTVLGGCAIEARIVAEDPAHAFLPSIGRILAWAEPQAPGVRVDTGFGPGAEVTRYYDSLIAKVIAHAETRDAAIARLRAALLDFHILGVRTNIAYLLDILDHPEFRAGRIDTGFLTREFAEWRPSDEVPAELAALVEAAETQETTRSHTPQKGAWDLGDSWRG from the coding sequence GTGATCCGAAAACTGCTGATCGCGAACCGCGGCGAGATCGCCGTTCGCATCGTGCGCGCCGCCCGCGAGTTGGGAATCCGCACCGTGGCTGTCGCCAGCGAAGCCGACGCGGAGGCCCTTCACGCACGCCTCGCGGACGAGTGCTTCCCGATCGGCCCCTCCGAGCCCACCGCGAGCTATCTCGATGCCGAGCGCTTACTCAGAGCCGCCCGCGAAACAAACGCGGACGGCATCCATCCCGGATACGGGTTCCTCAGCGAGCGGGCGAGCTTCTCCCAGGCGTGCAGCGACGCGGGGCTCGTGTTCGTCGGACCCTCTCCGGCCGCCATGCGCAAGCTGGGGTCGAAGATCGACGCCAAGGCGCTCGCCGTCGAAGCCGGCGTTCCGATCACGCCCGGGTTCTTCGAAGCGGGCGCCGACGCGGGACGGCTGAAGGCCGCCGCGGCCGACATCGGCTACCCCGTCATGCTCAAGGCCTCGGCGGGGGGCGGGGGCCGCGGAATGCGCGCGCTGCTCGACCCCTCGCAGTTCGACCGCGAGTTTGAACTGGCCTCCGAAGAGGCGCTCAAGGCGTTCGGCGATGGGTCGATGATGGTCGAGAAGCTCATCGAGCGACCCCGCCACGTGGAGGTGCAGCTCCTGGCCGATGCGGCGGGCAACGTCGCGTGCCTCTTCGAGCGCGAGTGTTCGATCCAGCGGCGGCATCAAAAGCTCGTCGAAGAGTCTCCGGCACCCGCCTTTGACACCCACCCCGGGCTGTGGGGCCCGATGCGCGACGCCGCCCGCAAGCTTGCCCTCGCCGCGGGTTACACCGGAGCCGGCACCGTGGAGTTCATGGTGGACGAAGCGTCCGGCGAGTTCTACTTCCTGGAGGTCAACGCGCGCCTGCAGGTGGAGCACCCGGTGACGGAGTGGGTGACGGGAGTGGACCTCGTCCAGTGGCAACTTCGGATCGCGTCCGGCGAAACCCTCGTGCTCCCGGAGCCCCTGCTTCAAGGCGATCGAACCGTGCTCGGCGGCTGCGCCATCGAGGCGCGGATCGTGGCCGAGGATCCCGCGCACGCGTTCCTGCCCTCGATCGGCCGTATCCTCGCCTGGGCCGAACCGCAGGCACCCGGGGTGCGCGTGGACACGGGGTTCGGGCCCGGCGCCGAGGTCACGCGCTACTACGATTCGCTGATCGCCAAGGTGATCGCCCACGCGGAAACGCGCGATGCCGCCATCGCGCGTCTGAGGGCCGCGCTGCTCGACTTCCACATATTGGGCGTGCGGACCAACATCGCGTACCTGCTCGACATCCTCGACCACCCGGAGTTCCGCGCGGGCAGAATCGACACGGGATTCCTCACCCGCGAGTTCGCCGAGTGGCGCCCCTCCGACGAGGTGCCCGCCGAACTGGCTGCCCTCGTGGAAGCCGCAGAAACACAGGAAACGACAAGGTCCCACACTCCCCAGAAGGGAGCGTGGGACCTAGGCGATTCCTGGCGCGGCTAG
- a CDS encoding prepilin-type N-terminal cleavage/methylation domain-containing protein — protein MLRSKRAFTLIELLVVIAIIAILAAILFPVFAQAKESARKVACISNLRQHVLSTLMYVSDNDSVFPIGIGGNRTTGVVFFAHDLTADYRKDAGILQCPSYPKGTKGQDIAGDFAHNNYAGSLFQFIRTRCPSCRPMGTFRYSAYNFNIGLFGMVLNPAPSGLVTRNYPPMSESAVPQPVDTIAYTDGYMPRRFNSTETTGGWIDYWYKWEVWPRHGGEGMSFSFADGHVKFHNYKGMPTGGPVQANCANYTAYERQVRPNYYDWTIHVPAATMARCGIDRYPKREEDFECVGHPGSYPNFGDMHGVPGTCVADIRDF, from the coding sequence ATGTTGCGTTCTAAGCGGGCGTTTACGCTCATCGAGTTACTGGTCGTCATCGCGATTATCGCGATCCTTGCGGCGATTCTCTTCCCAGTGTTCGCCCAGGCCAAGGAGAGCGCGCGCAAGGTCGCGTGCATCAGCAACCTGCGCCAGCATGTGCTGTCCACTCTCATGTACGTGTCGGACAACGACTCGGTCTTTCCGATCGGCATTGGAGGGAACCGCACGACCGGCGTGGTCTTCTTCGCCCACGACCTGACGGCCGACTATCGCAAGGACGCCGGGATCCTCCAATGCCCGAGCTATCCCAAGGGCACGAAGGGCCAGGACATTGCGGGCGACTTCGCGCACAACAACTATGCGGGAAGCCTCTTCCAATTCATTCGAACGCGCTGCCCGTCGTGCCGGCCCATGGGCACCTTCCGCTATTCGGCCTACAACTTCAACATCGGGTTGTTCGGCATGGTCCTCAATCCGGCCCCCTCCGGGCTTGTCACCCGCAACTATCCCCCGATGAGCGAGTCCGCGGTCCCGCAGCCGGTGGACACGATCGCGTACACCGACGGGTACATGCCGAGGCGGTTCAACTCGACGGAGACCACGGGCGGGTGGATCGACTACTGGTACAAGTGGGAAGTGTGGCCGCGCCACGGAGGCGAGGGCATGTCCTTCTCGTTCGCCGACGGCCACGTGAAGTTCCACAACTACAAGGGCATGCCGACCGGCGGGCCCGTCCAAGCGAACTGCGCGAACTACACGGCGTACGAGCGCCAGGTCCGTCCGAATTACTACGACTGGACGATCCACGTGCCGGCGGCAACGATGGCCCGGTGTGGGATCGACCGGTATCCGAAGCGGGAAGAGGACTTCGAGTGCGTGGGGCACCCGGGCAGCTACCCGAACTTCGGGGACATGCACGGCGTTCCCGGCACGTGCGTCGCCGACATCCGCGACTTCTAG
- a CDS encoding VanZ family protein, giving the protein MRRWLRPLILFAATLGSFGAVLVVQLGLSGVSTQIWILPAYAVVVAVALGLAPKIRESPARLPLLAAHLCALFLAFIYSNDMSRVSDTTAKVLHLGLGVLWMCLGVGLLLVAFHVLRKGGSPLAWALVVCAVGCLVAFFSGERGGNGSWIDEVMRVLGWDRATAENAVFWLRKSLHFTFYGTVAWLAWRAARVGGATVAAALGAGILVALASALVDEVRQLTATGRTGSGWDVVLDCAGAATFLALGAWRARR; this is encoded by the coding sequence GTGCGACGCTGGCTCCGCCCCCTCATCCTATTCGCGGCGACGCTCGGCTCGTTCGGAGCGGTGCTGGTCGTGCAACTCGGCCTGTCCGGCGTGAGCACCCAGATCTGGATTCTCCCGGCCTACGCGGTGGTCGTGGCGGTCGCACTGGGTCTGGCGCCCAAGATCCGGGAATCGCCCGCGCGCCTTCCGCTCTTGGCGGCCCACCTGTGCGCTCTCTTCCTCGCCTTCATCTACTCGAACGACATGTCGCGGGTCTCGGACACGACCGCCAAGGTCCTGCATCTGGGATTGGGCGTCTTGTGGATGTGTCTCGGAGTCGGACTCCTCCTGGTGGCGTTCCACGTGCTCCGGAAGGGCGGATCTCCGCTGGCCTGGGCCTTGGTCGTGTGCGCCGTGGGATGTCTGGTCGCTTTCTTCAGCGGAGAGCGCGGCGGCAACGGTTCGTGGATCGACGAGGTGATGCGCGTGCTGGGATGGGACCGCGCCACGGCGGAAAACGCGGTGTTCTGGCTGCGCAAGTCGCTGCACTTCACCTTCTACGGGACGGTCGCTTGGCTCGCGTGGCGCGCCGCGCGCGTCGGGGGCGCGACGGTCGCGGCTGCGCTGGGAGCGGGAATCCTGGTCGCGCTCGCTTCCGCCCTGGTGGACGAGGTGCGGCAACTCACCGCCACGGGCCGTACGGGCAGCGGATGGGATGTGGTGCTGGACTGTGCCGGGGCCGCAACGTTCCTCGCACTAGGGGCCTGGCGCGCGAGACGTTGA